In one Dreissena polymorpha isolate Duluth1 chromosome 7, UMN_Dpol_1.0, whole genome shotgun sequence genomic region, the following are encoded:
- the LOC127839782 gene encoding uncharacterized protein LOC127839782 codes for MQLQNDRISIEKLGELLKEAYQTLEHAKEVGERFSEEAERTLAKVFECKTQLGEERIEARTNDAEICIESKTQHGEQRLERKTHIGAECIKSKTLLGEKRIENMTKLVEQRINSKTLLGEEQIESKSHDAEQSIESKTQHGEQCIENKTQLGRQWIDSKTHEAEKTLESKIKDGAQRIEYNVQDGIMCMKQAANETVQLEYERSKADLRRRLVEHYNDNASSVPLSVLDQSLDKRITDIFATPKIHRIEIAKDGKRVKKEQVLTYKEIFYTNDTKSNRRIYVQGEPGSGKLTFA; via the exons ATGCAGTTGCAGAATGATCGCATATCTATCGAAAAACTTGGTGAGCTTTTGAAAGAGGCCTATCAAACGCTCGAACATGCGAAAGAGGTCGGAGAACGTTTTTCTGAGGAGGCAGAAAGAACTTTAGCAAAAGTTTTTGAGTGCAAAACACAACTTGGAGAAGAACGCATTGAAGCCAGGACAAACGATGCGGAAATATGCATTGAAAGCAAGACACAGCACGGAGAACAACGCCTTGAAAGAAAGACACACATTGGAGCTGAATGCATTAAAAGCAAGACACTGCTGGGAGAAAAACGCATTGAAAATATGACAAAGCTTGTAGAACAACGCATTAATAGTAAGACACTTCTTGGAGAGGAACAAATTGAAAGCAAGTCACACGATGCGGAACAATCCATTGAAAGTAAGACACAGCATGGAGAACAatgcattgaaaacaagacacaacTTGGAAGACAGTGGATTGATAGCAAGACACATGAGGCAGAAAAAACTCTTGAAAGCAAGATTAAGGATGGGGCACAAAGAATTGAATACAATGTGCAGGATGGCATTATGTGCATGAAACAGGCAGCGAACGAAACTGTACAACTAGAATACGAACGAAGCAAAGCAG ATCTTCGGCGTCGTTTGGTGGAGCATTACAATGACAATGCGAGCAGCGTGCCTCTTTCAGTATTGGATCAGAGTCTTGATAAACGTATAACAGATATATTTGCAACGCCCAAAATTCACCGTATTGAAATAGCAAAAGATGGAAAACGCGTAAAAAAGGAGCAAGTACTGACATACAAAGAAATCTTTTACACAAATGATACGAAGTCAAATCGACGTATATACGTACAAGGCGAGCCCGGCAGCGGCAAGTTAACATTTGCATGA